One part of the Tenacibaculum sp. 190130A14a genome encodes these proteins:
- the ychF gene encoding redox-regulated ATPase YchF, which yields MKAGIVGLPNVGKSTLFNCLSNAKAQSANFPFCTIEPNLGVVNVPDARLEKLEELVNPEKVIPATVEIVDIAGLVRGASKGEGLGNQFLANIRETDAILHVLRCFDNDNIVHVDGSVDPIRDKETIDIELQLKDLEAVEKRLEKVKRAAKTGSKEAKLELEILENIQATLLEGKSVRTIEFSEKEEELVKSMQFITAKPVLYVCNVDESSAKDGNAYVEKVREAVKNEDAEIIVLAVGTEADIAELDDYEERQMFLSDIGLEEPGVSRLIRSAYTLLNLQTYFTAGVKEVRAWTIPVGSTAPQAAGVIHTDFEKGFIRAETISYTDYVEYGSEAKVKEAGKVRVEGKEYVVADGDVMHFRFNV from the coding sequence ATGAAAGCTGGAATTGTAGGATTACCAAATGTAGGTAAATCAACTTTATTTAACTGTTTGTCTAACGCTAAGGCACAGAGTGCGAATTTTCCATTTTGTACAATAGAACCAAACTTAGGAGTGGTAAATGTACCAGACGCAAGATTAGAAAAATTAGAGGAATTAGTAAATCCTGAAAAGGTAATTCCAGCGACGGTAGAAATTGTTGACATTGCTGGTTTAGTTAGAGGAGCTAGTAAAGGAGAAGGATTAGGAAATCAGTTCTTGGCAAATATTAGAGAAACGGATGCAATTTTACATGTATTACGTTGTTTTGACAACGATAATATCGTACACGTAGATGGATCTGTAGATCCGATTAGAGATAAAGAAACAATTGATATTGAACTTCAGTTAAAAGATTTAGAAGCTGTTGAAAAGCGTTTAGAAAAGGTAAAAAGAGCAGCTAAAACTGGAAGTAAAGAAGCTAAATTAGAATTAGAGATTTTAGAAAATATCCAAGCTACTTTATTAGAAGGAAAATCTGTTCGTACAATTGAATTTTCTGAAAAAGAAGAAGAATTAGTAAAATCGATGCAATTTATTACTGCAAAGCCAGTATTATATGTGTGTAATGTTGATGAATCTTCAGCTAAAGATGGAAATGCTTATGTAGAAAAAGTACGTGAGGCTGTAAAAAATGAAGATGCAGAAATTATTGTATTAGCGGTAGGTACTGAAGCAGATATTGCTGAGTTAGATGATTATGAAGAGCGTCAAATGTTCTTATCTGATATTGGGTTAGAAGAGCCTGGGGTATCTCGTTTAATTCGTTCGGCATATACATTATTAAATTTACAAACATATTTCACTGCAGGTGTAAAAGAAGTAAGAGCTTGGACGATTCCTGTAGGTTCTACGGCACCACAAGCGGCTGGAGTGATTCATACAGATTTTGAAAAAGGATTTATCCGTGCTGAGACAATTAGTTATACGGATTATGTTGAATATGGAAGTGAAGCTAAAGTAAAAGAAGCGGGTAAAGTTAGAGTAGAAGGTAAGGAGTATGTCGTAGCTGATGGAGATGTTATGCATTTCAGATTCAACGTATAA
- a CDS encoding 4Fe-4S dicluster domain-containing protein — MAIIITDECINCGACEPECPNTAIYEGADEWKYADGTDLEGNIVLPNGTSANAEEEQEPVSDEIYYIVADKCTECKGFHEEPQCAAVCPVDCCVPDEDNVETDEELLAKQRFMHHE, encoded by the coding sequence ATGGCAATTATAATAACTGACGAGTGTATAAATTGTGGAGCATGTGAACCAGAATGTCCAAATACTGCTATTTATGAAGGAGCAGATGAGTGGAAGTATGCTGATGGTACCGATTTAGAAGGTAATATAGTGTTACCAAATGGAACAAGCGCGAATGCTGAGGAAGAGCAAGAGCCAGTTTCTGATGAGATATACTACATTGTTGCTGATAAATGTACAGAGTGTAAAGGATTCCATGAAGAACCTCAATGTGCGGCTGTATGTCCAGTAGACTGTTGTGTGCCAGATGAAGATAATGTTGAAACAGATGAAGAGTTATTGGCAAAACAACGTTTTATGCACCATGAATAA
- a CDS encoding acyl-CoA reductase, with the protein MEITQSRINAFVKLGKFLSQFSQEKIEIKDAIEHNDLFFDGFKHQLKLAEENNTWFTKENLLFSTENWSKALTLSNISTWVENESLGTNEAKNVAIIMAGNIPLVGFHDFISVLIAGHSVIVKQSSNDKHLLPFLAKYLEYVSSDLKGKIVFTEGKLENFDAVIATGSNNTARYFEHYFKDKPSIIRKNRNSVAILTGNETEEDFKHLSEDVFRYFGLGCRSVSKLFVPKNYDFDNFFRGMYNRKEIIDNVKYANNYDYNKAVYLMSEFDILENGFLMIKEDNSYASPIASVFYEYYDNTDDLKIKLWEEREQIQCVVSKDFMDNEIAFGQTQHPKLWDYADGVNTLEFLAKI; encoded by the coding sequence ATGGAGATAACACAGAGCAGAATAAACGCTTTTGTAAAGTTAGGTAAGTTTTTAAGTCAATTTTCTCAAGAAAAGATTGAAATAAAAGATGCTATTGAGCATAATGATTTGTTTTTTGATGGGTTTAAACATCAATTAAAACTAGCAGAAGAGAATAATACATGGTTTACCAAAGAAAACTTATTATTTTCTACCGAGAATTGGTCTAAAGCATTAACTCTTTCCAATATTTCTACTTGGGTAGAAAATGAATCGTTAGGGACTAATGAAGCGAAAAATGTAGCAATTATTATGGCTGGTAATATTCCGTTGGTTGGTTTTCATGACTTTATTTCGGTATTAATTGCTGGGCATTCAGTGATAGTAAAACAATCGTCTAACGATAAACATTTACTTCCTTTCTTAGCGAAGTATTTAGAATATGTTTCTTCTGATTTAAAAGGTAAAATTGTTTTTACTGAAGGAAAATTAGAAAACTTCGATGCCGTTATTGCTACTGGAAGTAACAATACCGCTCGTTATTTTGAACACTATTTTAAAGATAAGCCAAGTATCATTCGTAAGAATAGAAATTCTGTTGCTATTTTAACAGGAAATGAAACTGAGGAAGATTTTAAACATTTAAGTGAAGATGTATTTCGCTATTTTGGTTTAGGTTGTCGTTCAGTTTCTAAATTATTTGTTCCAAAGAATTATGATTTCGATAATTTCTTTAGGGGAATGTATAATCGAAAAGAAATTATTGACAACGTTAAATACGCTAATAATTATGACTACAATAAGGCGGTGTATTTAATGAGCGAATTTGACATTTTAGAGAATGGTTTCTTAATGATAAAAGAAGATAATAGTTATGCCTCTCCTATTGCTTCTGTTTTTTATGAGTATTATGATAATACAGATGATTTAAAAATAAAGCTTTGGGAAGAAAGAGAGCAAATACAATGTGTGGTTTCTAAAGATTTTATGGATAATGAAATTGCTTTCGGACAAACACAACATCCAAAACTATGGGATTATGCTGATGGGGTAAACACCTTAGAATTTTTAGCTAAAATTTAA
- the serC gene encoding 3-phosphoserine/phosphohydroxythreonine transaminase — protein MKKHNFSAGPCILPESVLQKASEAVINFNNDNLSLIEISHRSQSFVNVIEKARSLALELLGLENKGYKALFLQGGASMQFLMTAYNLLNKKAAYLNTGTWSSKAIKEAKLFGDLIEVASSKDKGFNYIPKNYEVPGDIDYFHCTSNNTIYGTQMKSFPETSAPLICDMSSDIFSRQLDFSKFDLIYAGAQKNMGPAGATLVVVKEDVLGKVTRQIPSMLNYQLYIEKESMFNTPPVFSVYVSMLTLEWLKDLGGIEFIEKVNKQKSALLYNEIDRNPLFNGVVNKEDRSHMNATFTLANENLKEKFDTLWKEANINGLHGHRSVGGYRASMYNALPLYSVQALVDVMQELERIA, from the coding sequence ATGAAAAAACATAATTTTAGTGCTGGTCCTTGTATTTTACCAGAAAGCGTACTTCAAAAAGCTTCTGAAGCGGTTATTAATTTTAACAATGATAACTTATCGTTAATTGAGATTTCTCATAGAAGTCAGTCTTTCGTAAATGTTATTGAAAAAGCAAGGAGTTTAGCTTTAGAGTTATTAGGATTAGAAAACAAAGGTTATAAAGCATTGTTTTTACAAGGTGGCGCAAGCATGCAGTTTTTAATGACGGCTTATAATTTATTAAATAAAAAAGCTGCCTATTTAAATACAGGTACTTGGAGTTCTAAAGCCATTAAGGAAGCAAAGTTATTTGGAGACCTAATTGAAGTTGCTTCTTCAAAAGATAAGGGCTTTAACTATATTCCTAAAAATTATGAAGTACCTGGTGATATCGATTATTTTCACTGTACAAGTAATAATACCATCTATGGAACTCAAATGAAAAGTTTCCCTGAAACTTCCGCTCCCTTAATATGTGATATGAGTTCAGATATTTTTTCACGTCAGTTAGACTTTTCTAAGTTTGATTTAATCTATGCTGGAGCACAAAAAAATATGGGACCAGCTGGAGCAACCTTAGTTGTGGTGAAAGAAGATGTTTTAGGAAAAGTAACACGTCAAATTCCTTCAATGTTAAACTATCAACTATATATTGAAAAAGAGAGTATGTTTAATACCCCACCGGTATTTTCGGTATATGTTTCTATGTTAACTTTAGAATGGTTGAAAGATTTAGGAGGTATTGAATTTATAGAAAAGGTTAACAAGCAGAAATCTGCTTTATTATATAATGAAATAGATAGAAATCCATTGTTTAATGGGGTTGTAAATAAGGAAGATCGTAGTCATATGAACGCTACGTTTACCTTAGCTAATGAAAATTTAAAAGAGAAATTTGACACCTTATGGAAAGAAGCCAATATTAATGGTTTACATGGACATAGAAGTGTTGGAGGCTACAGAGCCAGTATGTATAACGCATTACCTTTATATAGTGTGCAGGCATTAGTAGATGTAATGCAAGAGTTAGAAAGAATCGCATAA
- a CDS encoding D-2-hydroxyacid dehydrogenase translates to MKILANDGISKKGIEVLEKSGFEVINAKVAQEQLENYINDHGIDAILVRSTTQVRQELIEACPSIKLIGCGDIGMDNIDVEYAQDNGVFVINTPEASANSVAELVFAHLFGMVRFLHQANRDMPLEGEMRFKALKKQYAAGVELRGKTLGIIGMGNIGHEVARIALGIGMNVITSDINVETTSVTVPFFNGQSIDITIDTVPTEEVLKEADFISLHIPAQEEYLLGSDQFELMKDGVGIVNTARGGILDEVALVSAIDSGKVKYAGLDVYEKEPTPEIQLLMNPDISLTPHIGASTIEAQERIGVELAKQIVELLS, encoded by the coding sequence ATGAAAATATTAGCAAATGACGGAATTTCTAAAAAAGGAATTGAAGTTTTAGAAAAGTCAGGTTTTGAAGTAATAAATGCAAAAGTTGCTCAAGAGCAATTAGAAAACTATATAAATGATCATGGTATTGATGCCATTTTAGTTCGTAGTACTACCCAAGTGCGACAAGAGTTAATAGAAGCTTGTCCGAGTATTAAGTTAATTGGATGTGGTGATATTGGTATGGATAATATTGATGTGGAATATGCACAAGATAATGGTGTATTCGTAATTAATACTCCTGAGGCTTCTGCCAATTCAGTAGCAGAATTAGTATTTGCCCATCTTTTTGGAATGGTTCGTTTTTTACACCAGGCCAATAGAGACATGCCTTTAGAAGGAGAAATGCGTTTTAAAGCTCTTAAAAAGCAATATGCTGCGGGGGTTGAACTGCGTGGAAAGACTTTAGGTATTATTGGAATGGGGAATATAGGGCATGAAGTAGCAAGAATAGCTTTAGGTATTGGGATGAACGTTATTACTTCTGATATTAATGTGGAAACGACTTCAGTAACAGTTCCGTTTTTCAATGGGCAATCTATAGATATTACTATTGATACTGTTCCTACAGAAGAGGTTTTAAAAGAAGCTGACTTTATTAGTTTACATATCCCTGCTCAAGAAGAATATTTATTAGGTTCAGATCAATTTGAATTAATGAAAGATGGCGTTGGTATAGTTAATACTGCACGTGGAGGTATTCTAGATGAAGTAGCTTTAGTTAGTGCTATTGATAGTGGAAAAGTAAAATATGCTGGTTTAGATGTGTATGAAAAAGAGCCTACTCCAGAAATACAGTTGTTAATGAATCCAGATATTTCATTAACACCTCATATTGGTGCATCAACTATAGAAGCTCAAGAAAGAATTGGTGTTGAACTTGCAAAACAAATAGTAGAATTACTTTCATAA
- a CDS encoding DUF1015 domain-containing protein, whose amino-acid sequence MAIVKPFKAVRATRDKVALVSSKSYEIYDTENLNAKLAFNPYTFLHVINPGYKYHKQDVTGEQRFKLVHNRYLEFKEDGIFTQDEKPAYYLYQKVTPTHTFCGIIAATSVEDYHNDIIKKHESTLKKRELLFENYLKNTGFNAEPVLLTYPDNPSVEKIIQKYQKNRAEYEFSTTDKDFHLLWVIDDEQDIKKINDAFQAINTLYIADGHHRSTSSCLLAQNLAKENPEHTGNENYNFFMSYLLPESQLSIYEFNRFIKDLNGLTPDEFLIELDTYFRIENRGQELYKPKEKHQFSMYLNGEFYSLNLRKSGYEFTDALSDLDAHILYTTVLKPILGIDDIRDDSKIIYSQDKSDGLELKTKVDKGDFQVSFGMLPTTIEELKGIIDAGLIMPPKTTYIEPKLRSALTIYEFS is encoded by the coding sequence ATGGCTATTGTTAAACCCTTTAAAGCTGTTAGAGCTACCAGAGATAAAGTTGCATTAGTATCTTCTAAATCATATGAAATTTATGATACTGAAAACCTAAATGCTAAACTTGCGTTTAATCCGTATACTTTTTTACATGTAATTAATCCTGGTTATAAATACCACAAGCAAGATGTTACTGGAGAACAACGTTTTAAATTGGTTCACAATCGCTATTTGGAATTTAAAGAAGATGGTATTTTCACGCAAGATGAAAAACCTGCTTACTACTTATATCAAAAAGTAACTCCCACGCATACGTTTTGCGGAATCATTGCTGCTACGTCGGTAGAAGATTATCATAATGATATTATTAAAAAGCATGAGAGTACTTTAAAAAAACGTGAGTTATTATTTGAAAATTATTTAAAAAACACTGGCTTTAATGCTGAACCTGTACTACTCACCTATCCTGACAATCCTTCTGTAGAGAAAATTATCCAGAAGTATCAAAAGAATAGAGCAGAGTACGAATTTTCAACAACTGATAAAGATTTTCATTTATTATGGGTAATTGATGATGAGCAAGATATAAAGAAGATTAATGACGCTTTTCAAGCCATAAACACCCTGTATATTGCTGATGGGCATCATCGTTCAACTTCTTCTTGCTTATTAGCTCAAAACTTAGCTAAAGAAAATCCAGAACATACGGGTAATGAAAACTATAATTTCTTTATGAGTTATCTATTACCAGAGAGTCAATTGAGTATTTATGAGTTTAATAGATTCATTAAAGATTTAAACGGATTAACTCCAGATGAATTCTTAATAGAGTTAGACACTTATTTCAGAATAGAAAACAGAGGTCAGGAGTTGTACAAGCCAAAAGAGAAGCATCAATTTAGCATGTACTTAAATGGAGAATTTTATTCACTAAATCTACGTAAATCAGGATATGAGTTTACTGATGCTTTAAGTGATTTAGATGCACATATATTATATACCACTGTTTTAAAACCTATTTTAGGAATTGATGATATAAGAGATGATTCAAAGATTATTTATTCTCAAGATAAATCTGATGGATTAGAGTTAAAAACGAAAGTAGACAAAGGTGATTTTCAGGTGTCTTTTGGAATGTTACCTACCACCATTGAGGAATTAAAAGGTATTATTGACGCTGGTCTTATCATGCCTCCAAAAACCACTTATATAGAACCGAAATTAAGAAGCGCTTTAACTATTTACGAATTTTCATAG
- a CDS encoding YggS family pyridoxal phosphate-dependent enzyme has product MITGIKENLQKIKETLPENVTLVAVSKTKPNSDIQEAYDAGQRVFGENKIQEMVGKYDALPKDIEWHMIGHLQRNKVKYMAHFVSLIHGVDSFKTLVEINKQAKKHDRIIHCLLQARIAKEDTKFGLPFAEIESILASEELKELENVKITGLMGMATFTDDQAQLQEEFSSLANFFNVHQKKHTDLTTLSMGMSGDYSLAIENGSNMVRIGSSIFGVRNYIA; this is encoded by the coding sequence ATGATTACAGGAATTAAAGAAAACCTTCAAAAGATAAAAGAAACATTGCCAGAAAATGTTACTCTGGTTGCTGTTTCTAAAACAAAACCCAATTCAGATATTCAGGAAGCATATGATGCAGGACAACGAGTGTTTGGCGAAAATAAAATTCAAGAAATGGTAGGCAAATACGATGCTTTACCAAAAGATATTGAATGGCATATGATTGGGCATCTACAACGAAATAAAGTGAAATATATGGCTCACTTTGTAAGTTTAATTCACGGTGTTGATAGCTTTAAAACTTTGGTAGAAATAAATAAGCAAGCAAAAAAGCATGATAGAATAATTCATTGCCTATTGCAAGCTCGTATTGCTAAAGAAGACACTAAATTTGGTCTACCTTTTGCTGAAATAGAAAGTATTTTAGCTTCTGAAGAACTAAAAGAGTTAGAAAATGTGAAAATTACTGGGCTTATGGGCATGGCGACGTTTACAGATGATCAAGCCCAATTACAAGAAGAATTTTCTTCCTTAGCTAACTTTTTTAATGTCCATCAAAAGAAACATACTGATTTAACTACTTTATCTATGGGAATGAGTGGAGATTACTCATTAGCCATTGAAAATGGAAGCAATATGGTTAGAATAGGTAGCTCTATTTTTGGAGTTAGAAATTATATTGCTTAG
- a CDS encoding exonuclease domain-containing protein: protein MYAILDIETTGGKFNEEGITEIAIYKFDGHQVVDQFIGLINPEKEIQEFVVKLTGINNKMLRNAPKFYEVAKRIVEITTDCIIVAHNASFDYRVLKNEFSKLGYEFKRNTLCTVTLSKKLIPDAPSHSLGKLCRHLGIPVADRHRANGDAMATVKLFKLLLEKDVEKEILQESIKYFDKREVKQKIDKILDKLPERQGLFYVHNEEGNIIFIGRGTNLKYEANKLFLKTTRKAEKILKRLHDITFEETGNLLFTRLKYYLELERLKPKYNIIRKRKHNLNGFNHSDMIIMDKGRIPEENAVILIENNEVIGYAFTNLAYQENKLDVLRSMLTPIEHKQLSKTIIKNYLLKNKVSKIIRLEVENNL, encoded by the coding sequence TTGTACGCAATTTTAGATATTGAAACGACAGGTGGAAAATTTAATGAAGAGGGAATTACAGAAATAGCCATATATAAATTTGATGGTCATCAAGTAGTTGACCAGTTCATAGGACTTATTAATCCCGAGAAAGAAATTCAAGAATTTGTTGTAAAACTTACCGGAATAAATAATAAAATGCTTCGTAATGCTCCTAAGTTTTATGAAGTAGCTAAACGTATTGTTGAAATTACTACAGATTGTATTATTGTAGCTCATAATGCTAGTTTTGATTATAGAGTTTTAAAGAATGAATTTAGCAAGCTCGGTTATGAATTCAAACGAAATACATTATGCACCGTTACCCTGAGTAAAAAATTAATTCCGGATGCTCCTTCTCATAGTTTAGGGAAATTATGCAGACATCTTGGAATTCCTGTAGCAGATCGCCATAGAGCTAATGGTGATGCCATGGCTACTGTAAAACTTTTTAAATTACTCTTAGAAAAAGACGTTGAAAAAGAAATTCTTCAAGAATCTATCAAGTATTTTGACAAACGAGAAGTTAAACAAAAGATCGATAAGATATTAGATAAACTACCAGAAAGACAAGGACTTTTTTATGTTCATAATGAAGAAGGGAATATTATTTTTATAGGAAGAGGAACCAATTTAAAATATGAAGCCAATAAACTTTTTTTGAAAACCACTCGTAAGGCAGAAAAGATTTTAAAAAGGCTACACGATATTACTTTTGAAGAAACCGGAAATCTATTATTTACGCGTTTAAAATATTATTTAGAGTTAGAAAGACTTAAGCCTAAATATAATATCATTAGAAAGCGTAAACACAATCTTAATGGTTTTAATCATAGTGATATGATTATAATGGATAAAGGAAGAATTCCGGAAGAAAATGCAGTCATTTTAATTGAAAACAATGAAGTTATTGGGTATGCTTTTACCAATTTAGCTTATCAAGAAAATAAGTTAGATGTATTAAGATCTATGCTAACTCCCATTGAACACAAACAACTTTCTAAAACTATCATTAAAAATTACTTACTTAAAAATAAGGTGTCTAAAATCATTAGATTAGAAGTTGAAAATAATTTGTAA
- a CDS encoding ion transporter, with amino-acid sequence MKQQKNSNWKDKLHEIIYEADTPAGKLFDIVLLIAIVASIILVMLESVDSIHTKYDSFLDISEWVITILFTIEYFARIISIKKPSKYIFSFYGIIDLLSTLPKYLAIIFTGTHSLVALRALRLLRVFRILKLARFIGESNNFIRALKASRAKIGVFLFFVLILCVILGTVMYLIEGGDNGFTSIPRSVYWAIVTLTTVGYGDIAPHTPFGQFVASIIMILGYGIIAVPTGIVTSEMTKATIDTNTQSCPNCLHDGHKDDAEFCYHCGTKLN; translated from the coding sequence TTGAAACAACAAAAAAACAGCAACTGGAAAGATAAACTTCATGAAATCATTTATGAGGCAGATACACCCGCTGGCAAATTATTTGACATAGTTCTGTTAATTGCAATTGTGGCTAGTATTATATTAGTAATGTTAGAAAGTGTAGATTCTATTCATACAAAATATGATTCTTTTTTAGATATCTCTGAATGGGTTATTACTATCTTATTTACAATTGAATATTTTGCTCGTATTATCTCTATTAAAAAACCTTCTAAGTATATTTTTAGTTTTTACGGAATCATAGATTTATTATCTACATTACCTAAATATTTAGCCATCATTTTTACTGGAACACACAGCTTGGTTGCTTTAAGAGCGTTACGATTACTAAGAGTTTTTAGAATCTTAAAACTAGCTCGTTTTATTGGAGAATCTAACAACTTCATTAGGGCTTTAAAAGCTAGTAGAGCTAAGATAGGTGTTTTCTTGTTTTTTGTTTTAATCCTGTGTGTTATTTTAGGTACTGTAATGTACTTAATTGAAGGAGGAGACAATGGTTTTACAAGTATTCCCAGAAGTGTGTATTGGGCTATTGTTACTTTAACTACGGTAGGATATGGTGATATAGCTCCTCATACTCCTTTTGGACAATTTGTTGCCAGCATTATAATGATATTAGGTTATGGAATTATAGCTGTACCTACAGGAATTGTAACTTCTGAAATGACTAAAGCTACGATTGACACAAATACCCAATCTTGTCCTAATTGTTTGCATGATGGTCATAAAGATGATGCAGAATTTTGTTATCATTGCGGAACAAAACTGAATTAA
- the miaA gene encoding tRNA (adenosine(37)-N6)-dimethylallyltransferase MiaA translates to MSQENTLITIVGATAIGKTALSIKLAQHFGCDIISCDSRQFYKETAIGTAVPDVEELAAAPHHFIQNRSIFEDYSVGQFEKDVLTKLDELFQKNSVQIMVGGSGLYVDAVLKGLDYFPDVAPEIRVQLTSELEEKGIEYLQNKLKELDFESYETIALDNPHRLIRALEICIGTGNTYSSYKNKPKAPRKFNSIKIGLTADREIMYDRINRRVDIMIANGLLEEAKSVYPHKSLNALQTVGYRELFEYFDGNFTKEFAISEIKKNTRRFAKRQGTWFRKDKDILWFDFQENIETIIEKVKSRLY, encoded by the coding sequence ATGTCGCAAGAAAATACTCTCATTACTATTGTAGGTGCAACAGCTATCGGTAAAACTGCACTTAGTATCAAATTAGCACAGCATTTTGGCTGTGATATCATTTCTTGTGATTCACGTCAGTTTTATAAAGAAACGGCTATCGGAACTGCTGTTCCTGATGTCGAAGAGTTAGCCGCAGCACCTCATCATTTTATTCAGAATCGAAGTATTTTTGAAGATTACTCTGTAGGTCAATTTGAAAAAGATGTATTGACAAAACTAGATGAGTTGTTTCAAAAGAATTCAGTTCAAATTATGGTTGGAGGTAGTGGATTATACGTTGATGCTGTTTTAAAAGGATTGGATTATTTTCCTGATGTTGCCCCAGAAATTAGAGTACAACTTACTTCTGAACTTGAAGAAAAAGGTATTGAATACCTTCAAAATAAATTAAAAGAATTAGATTTCGAAAGTTATGAAACTATTGCTCTAGATAATCCTCATCGTTTAATTAGAGCTTTAGAAATTTGTATTGGTACTGGGAATACTTATTCTTCTTACAAAAATAAACCAAAAGCTCCTCGTAAGTTTAACTCTATTAAAATTGGATTAACCGCTGATAGAGAAATAATGTACGATCGTATTAATCGTCGTGTAGATATTATGATTGCTAATGGTTTGTTAGAGGAAGCCAAATCGGTTTATCCACATAAAAGTTTAAATGCGTTACAAACTGTTGGCTATAGAGAGTTATTTGAATATTTTGATGGAAATTTCACTAAAGAGTTTGCTATTTCTGAAATAAAAAAGAATACCCGAAGGTTTGCCAAAAGACAAGGTACATGGTTTAGAAAAGACAAAGACATTTTATGGTTTGATTTTCAAGAGAACATAGAAACTATCATTGAAAAAGTGAAAAGCAGGCTATACTAA
- the dsrP gene encoding sulfate reduction electron transfer complex DsrMKJOP subunit DsrP, with protein MKQFKVFKSLIIDSFDTITKGSKTYHLWMAFLTFVMLVGMYCYSIQLEHGLSVTGMTDRVSWGLYISNFTFLVGVAAAAVMLVMPTYVLKDIDFKQAVLIGEGLAVAALIMCLAFVIADMGGPSVLWHMLPGIGVFNFPNSMLTWDVIVLNGYLFLNITIPFYILFRHYQGKESKKSVYVPGAILSVFWAVGIHLVTAFLYQGLQARPFWNNALLGPRFLASAFAAGPALIILVLAIIRTFTAFKIEDKTIKKIAMVVTVAAQINIIMLVSELFKEFYAPTHHSESAYYLFFGLEGKTALLPWIWTAISLNLLATIILTFHKLRNNLKILYFACFILFIAIWIEKGFGLIVPGFIPGPYGKIAEYTPTGIEIGVTLGIWALGALIFTILAKTAIGIETGKLRYKRK; from the coding sequence ATGAAACAATTTAAAGTTTTTAAAAGTTTAATTATAGATAGTTTTGATACCATAACCAAAGGTTCAAAAACCTATCATTTATGGATGGCATTTTTAACTTTCGTAATGTTGGTAGGAATGTATTGTTACTCAATTCAATTAGAGCATGGACTAAGTGTTACAGGAATGACAGATCGAGTTAGTTGGGGATTATATATTTCAAATTTTACTTTTTTAGTCGGAGTTGCCGCTGCTGCAGTTATGTTAGTAATGCCTACTTATGTACTGAAAGATATTGATTTTAAACAAGCCGTATTAATAGGAGAGGGGCTAGCAGTAGCCGCATTAATAATGTGTTTGGCTTTTGTGATAGCTGATATGGGAGGCCCTTCTGTATTATGGCATATGTTACCAGGAATAGGAGTATTTAACTTTCCTAATTCTATGCTTACTTGGGATGTTATTGTGCTAAATGGGTACTTGTTTTTAAATATTACCATACCATTTTATATTCTATTCAGACATTATCAAGGGAAAGAATCTAAGAAAAGTGTGTATGTACCTGGTGCAATCTTATCAGTTTTTTGGGCAGTTGGAATTCACTTAGTAACAGCATTTTTATATCAAGGATTACAAGCACGTCCATTTTGGAACAATGCTTTGTTAGGACCTCGGTTTTTGGCTTCTGCGTTTGCAGCTGGACCAGCTTTGATCATTTTAGTATTAGCAATTATTAGAACCTTTACGGCATTTAAGATAGAAGATAAAACTATAAAGAAAATAGCTATGGTTGTTACAGTAGCAGCTCAGATTAATATAATTATGTTGGTATCTGAATTGTTCAAGGAGTTTTACGCTCCTACACATCATAGTGAAAGCGCTTATTACTTGTTTTTTGGTTTAGAAGGAAAAACGGCTTTATTACCTTGGATTTGGACAGCTATTTCCTTAAACCTTTTAGCTACAATCATATTAACTTTTCATAAGCTTCGAAACAATTTAAAAATCTTATACTTTGCCTGTTTCATTCTATTTATTGCAATATGGATTGAAAAAGGTTTCGGACTAATTGTTCCAGGCTTTATTCCGGGACCATATGGAAAAATAGCTGAATATACACCTACAGGGATTGAGATTGGTGTAACACTTGGTATTTGGGCGTTAGGGGCCTTAATATTTACCATACTGGCAAAAACCGCAATTGGAATAGAAACAGGTAAGTTGAGGTATAAAAGGAAATAG